CTCTGAGTCTCTTCACCAATCGAGATGCAGAGCTTGAGCAGAGAGCCATGCTACTCAAAAGACTGGCCTTCACCATCTACAGCAGCGAGGTGGACCAGTACCAGAAGTACTTACCAGACATCCAAGGTACAACATCCATTGATTTCAATGAGTTCAGTTGTGCTTCCAGGAGAACCACTTTGCTGTTTTCCTGCTTTACTTCAAACTGAATCAGCTCTTTCCACAAACTTTTAATCAGGGGTGTCAAATTCTGCTTCTGGATTGCCAATGTCCTACAGACTTGCCTGTAATATTCTAGGGCTGTATCCCTAGACACTTCGAGAACATTGTTCACTAGAAGTGCTGTTGCATCTTCTGATGAGATACGGGAATTCATTTAGCATGACACCAAATTAACCTTCAATTGCACTTGCACCCTGACACAGCATGAAAAAAAGCTCTAAATAATATTGTGATGTCATTTCAGAGCGTCTTGTGGAGAGCCTACGACTCCCTCAAGTGCCCATCCTCCATGCTCAGGTCTTCCTCTTCTTCAGAGTGCTGCTACTGCGCATGTCCCCCCAGCACCTGACCTCACTCTGGCCCACGATGATCACTGAGCTGGTAAGGATATGAAACACCTTACACAATTACATAGTACATATAATCACAAACAGCCTCTCACAAGAAATCTGTAAGCTCTGATGCTGAAATAACAGCAGTTCACTTGGACAAACTAAAGAGGAATAGTTATTTGGTGGactttttttgaatttttttttggcaaagttCAGTAGGCTTGTTTGTTTCCTCCTTCAGGTTCAGGTTTTCTTACTTATGGAACAGGAACTCACTGCAGATGAGGACATCACCAGGTATCCATTATTCAAATCTGTAgcaattagggctgtcactttttattcgatattTACATGTTCCATGTAAGAGATTATTGGTGATTTGTGCAATACTGATGAATGTTGTTTCTGGCTTTTCTTCAGGACCTCAGGTCCCTCGGTTGCAGGGCTTGAGACAACATACTCAGGGGGCAATGGGTTCTCTACCTCCTATAACAGCCAGCGCTGGCTTAACCTCTACCTGTCTGCCTGCAAGCTGCTGGACCTGGCCCTCGCTCTACCCTCTGAGAG
The genomic region above belongs to Carassius auratus strain Wakin unplaced genomic scaffold, ASM336829v1 scaf_tig00026052, whole genome shotgun sequence and contains:
- the LOC113078579 gene encoding protein dopey-1-like — encoded protein: SLFTNRDAELEQRAMLLKRLAFTIYSSEVDQYQKYLPDIQERLVESLRLPQVPILHAQVFLFFRVLLLRMSPQHLTSLWPTMITELVQVFLLMEQELTADEDITRTSGPSVAGLETTYSGGNGFSTSYNSQRWLNLYLSACKLLDLALALPSESLPQFQMYRWAFIPEASDDSGLEVRRQGTHQREFKPYVVRLAKLLRKRAKVIQP